A region from the Gossypium hirsutum isolate 1008001.06 chromosome A08, Gossypium_hirsutum_v2.1, whole genome shotgun sequence genome encodes:
- the LOC107940111 gene encoding serine/threonine-protein phosphatase 6 regulatory subunit 3 isoform X2: protein MFWKLTSLSASSPVESILDKENFTLEELLDEEEIIQECKALNSRLINFLRDRAQVEQLLRYVVEEPPEDADSKRVFKFPFIACEIFTCEIDVILKTLVEEEQVLNLLFSFLEPNRPHSALLAGYFSKVVVCLMLRKTVPIMNYVQVHQDVFRQLVDLIGITSIMEVLVRLVGGDDHVYPNFLDVMQWLADSNLLEMIVDKLSPSCPPEVHANAAETLCTITRNSPSALATKLSSPSFVARIFGHALENSHSKSGLIHSLSVCISLLDPKRSAIVSPLMHSFRHQHMYEPSIPVNSETVNAMLPKLGDLLMLLNVSSDEKILPTTYGDLRLPLGKHRLKIVEFIAVLLRIGNEAAEKELVNTGTIQRVIDLFFEYPYNNALHHHVGSIILSCLESKNDAIVDHLLQECDLIGKFLQTDKNPVLSGDSNQPTLPAARKCAPRVGNIGHITRISNKILQLGSSNSRIQACIQENSEWNEWQANVLQERNAVENVYRWACGRPTAFQDRTRDSDEDDLHDRDYDVAALANNLSQAFSYKIYGNDDNEEDHGGLGRDDEDVYFDDESAEVVISSLRLSDDQGSSLFTNSNWFAFQDDKIGNEPMATSPTEVFDDVNLNGTANGGNSSSDDEVIVGEEDELNESKQSMNGTSTSDAMNGFKNSMNGGVLDPQGEKANASNDMGFFRFDTTENKDLLGDRPLPEWVGWGEPSDFQVGGLSKNPFLDDDSSDVNLPRNIETVMTDVAQPSNGEPILANGSSDSMDMSDGSVSSNSSKKSPPSVRSLFEEDVEFVGMELEGTEKAMEQALKEGIVGEAGPLKRNIIPHVPEKEKSDEVGAGIKEFNDANYWRVDKEVAVSE, encoded by the exons ATGTTTTGGAAGCTAACATCTTTATCTGCCTCTTCTCCG GTGGAGTCAATATTAGACAAGGAAAACTTTACTTTGGAAGAGCTTCTGGATGAGGAAGAAATAATCCAAGAGTGTAAAGCTTTAAACAGTCGGCTCATCAACTT TCTGCGAGATAGAGCTCAAGTTGAGCAGTTATTGCGATATGTTGTTGAAGAACCTCCAGAGGATGCTGACAGCAAACGGGTCTTCAA GTTTCCATTCATAGCCTGTGAGATATTTACATGTGAGATAGATGTTATTCTGAAGACTTTAGTGGAGGAGGAACAGGTATT GAACTTACTCTTCTCCTTCTTGGAACCAAACCGTCCTCATAGTGCCTTGCTAGCTGGTTATTTCAGTAAG GTTGTTGTCTGCCTTATGCTACGGAAGACTGTTCCAATTATGAACTATGTTCAA GTACATCAAGACGTGTTTCGCCAACTGGTTGATTTGATAGGAATCACATCCATCATGGAG GTTTTGGTTCGGTTAGTAGGAGGTGATGATCATGTATATCCCAATTTTTTGGATGTAATGCAATGGTTAGCTGATAGCAATTTGCTGGAAATGATTGTGGATAAATTGAGTCCATCA TGTCCTCCTGAAGTTCATGCTAATGCAGCAGAAACATTATGTACAATAACACGGAATTCCCCATCAGCTTTAGCCACTAAACTCTCTAGTCCAAG CTTTGTTGCAAGAATATTTGGTCATGCATTggaaaattcacattcaaaatcTGGCCTTATACACTCACTCTCAGTTTGCATCTCGTTGTTGGATCCCAAAAGATCAGCAATTGTTTCTCCCTTGATGCATTCTTTCCGACATCAACATATGTACGAACCTTCAATTCCTGTGAATTCAGAGACTGTCAATGCTATGCTGCCTAAGCTTG GTGACTTACTCATGCTTTTGAATGTGTCCTCTGATGAGAAAATTTTGCCTACCACATATGGAGACTTGAGGCTGCCTCTTGGGAAGCATCGTCTAAAG ATTGTGGAGTTTATTGCTGTGCTGTTGAGAATTGGAAATGAAGCTGCAGAGAAGGAATTGGTCAACACAGGAACCATTCAGCGAGTTATTGATCTTTTCTTTGA GTACCCATACAACAATGCATTACATCATCATGTGGGGAGTATAATATTATCGTGTCTTGAAAGCAAGAATGATGCAATAGTTGATCATCTTCTTCAAGAATGTGATTTGATTGGGAAATTTCTTCAAACTGACAAAAATCCAGTTCTTTCTGGTGACAGTAATCAG CCTACTTTACCTGCTGCCAGAAAATGTGCACCTCGGGTAGGAAACATTGGACATATTACACgcatttcaaataaaattttacagTTGGGAAGCAGCAACAGCCGCATTCAGGCATGTATACAG GAAAATAGCGAATGGAACGAGTGGCAAGCTAATGTTTTGCAAGAACGTAATGCAGTCGAAAATGTTTATCGATGGGCTTGTGG CCGCCCAACAGCATTCCAAGATAGAACAAGGGATAGCGACGAGGATGATCTTCATGATAGAGATTATGATGTTGCAGCTTTAGCAAATAACCTAAGTCAGGCTTTCAGTTACAAAATATATGGGAATGATGATAATGAAGAA GACCATGGTGGTCTTGGTCGAGATGACGAG GATGTATACTTTGATGATGAATCTGCTGAGGTTGTCATATCATCCTTGAGGCTCAGTGATGACCAAGGGAG CAGTCTGTTTACAAATTCCAATTGGTTTGCATTCCAAGATGATAAAATCGGTAATGAACCTATGGCCACATCACCCACAGAGGTATTTGATGATGTTAACTTGAATGGCACTGCAAACGGTGGTAACAGTAGTAGTGATGATGAGGTGATAGTTGGAGAGGAGGATGAGTTAAATGAAAGCAAACAGTCAATGAATGGCACATCTACTTCTGATGCAATGAATGGATTTAAAAATTCGATGAACGGTGGAGTCTTGGATCCCCAAGGGGAGAAAGCAAATGCTTCTAATGATATGGGATTCTTTAGGTTTGATACTACTGAAAACAAGGACTTGCTTGGAGATAGGCCTTTACCTGAATGGGTGGGTTGGGGAGAACCATCAGATTTCCAAGTGGGTGGTTTGAGCAAGAATCCGTTTCTTGATGATGACAGCTCAGATGTCAACCTACCCAGAAATATAGAGACAGTGATGACTGATGTTGCACAGCCCTCGAATGGGGAACCCATACTCGCAAATGGTTCCTCAGACTCCATGGATATGAGTGACGGATCAGTGAGCAGCAATTCAAGTAAAAAATCTCCACCATCTGTGCGCTCATTGTTTGAAGAGGATGTTGAATTTGTAGGCATGGAATTAGAAGGTACGGAGAAGGCAATGGAACAAGCCTTGAAAGAAGGGATAGTTGGGGAAGCAGGACCATTGAAAAGGAATATCATTCCACACGTACCCGAAAAGGAGAAGTCCGATGAAGTTGGTGCTGGGATAAAGGAGTTCAACGATGCAAACTATTGGAGGGTTGACAAAGAGGTTGCGGTTTCGGAGTAA
- the LOC107940111 gene encoding serine/threonine-protein phosphatase 6 regulatory subunit 3 isoform X1 has translation MLRKTVPIMNYVQVLVRLVGGDDHVYPNFLDVMQWLADSNLLEMIVDKLSPSCPPEVHANAAETLCTITRNSPSALATKLSSPSFVARIFGHALENSHSKSGLIHSLSVCISLLDPKRSAIVSPLMHSFRHQHMYEPSIPVNSETVNAMLPKLGDLLMLLNVSSDEKILPTTYGDLRLPLGKHRLKIVEFIAVLLRIGNEAAEKELVNTGTIQRVIDLFFEYPYNNALHHHVGSIILSCLESKNDAIVDHLLQECDLIGKFLQTDKNPVLSGDSNQPTLPAARKCAPRVGNIGHITRISNKILQLGSSNSRIQACIQENSEWNEWQANVLQERNAVENVYRWACGRPTAFQDRTRDSDEDDLHDRDYDVAALANNLSQAFSYKIYGNDDNEEDHGGLGRDDEDVYFDDESAEVVISSLRLSDDQGSSLFTNSNWFAFQDDKIGNEPMATSPTEVFDDVNLNGTANGGNSSSDDEVIVGEEDELNESKQSMNGTSTSDAMNGFKNSMNGGVLDPQGEKANASNDMGFFRFDTTENKDLLGDRPLPEWVGWGEPSDFQVGGLSKNPFLDDDSSDVNLPRNIETVMTDVAQPSNGEPILANGSSDSMDMSDGSVSSNSSKKSPPSVRSLFEEDVEFVGMELEGTEKAMEQALKEGIVGEAGPLKRNIIPHVPEKEKSDEVGAGIKEFNDANYWRVDKEVAVSE, from the exons ATGCTACGGAAGACTGTTCCAATTATGAACTATGTTCAA GTTTTGGTTCGGTTAGTAGGAGGTGATGATCATGTATATCCCAATTTTTTGGATGTAATGCAATGGTTAGCTGATAGCAATTTGCTGGAAATGATTGTGGATAAATTGAGTCCATCA TGTCCTCCTGAAGTTCATGCTAATGCAGCAGAAACATTATGTACAATAACACGGAATTCCCCATCAGCTTTAGCCACTAAACTCTCTAGTCCAAG CTTTGTTGCAAGAATATTTGGTCATGCATTggaaaattcacattcaaaatcTGGCCTTATACACTCACTCTCAGTTTGCATCTCGTTGTTGGATCCCAAAAGATCAGCAATTGTTTCTCCCTTGATGCATTCTTTCCGACATCAACATATGTACGAACCTTCAATTCCTGTGAATTCAGAGACTGTCAATGCTATGCTGCCTAAGCTTG GTGACTTACTCATGCTTTTGAATGTGTCCTCTGATGAGAAAATTTTGCCTACCACATATGGAGACTTGAGGCTGCCTCTTGGGAAGCATCGTCTAAAG ATTGTGGAGTTTATTGCTGTGCTGTTGAGAATTGGAAATGAAGCTGCAGAGAAGGAATTGGTCAACACAGGAACCATTCAGCGAGTTATTGATCTTTTCTTTGA GTACCCATACAACAATGCATTACATCATCATGTGGGGAGTATAATATTATCGTGTCTTGAAAGCAAGAATGATGCAATAGTTGATCATCTTCTTCAAGAATGTGATTTGATTGGGAAATTTCTTCAAACTGACAAAAATCCAGTTCTTTCTGGTGACAGTAATCAG CCTACTTTACCTGCTGCCAGAAAATGTGCACCTCGGGTAGGAAACATTGGACATATTACACgcatttcaaataaaattttacagTTGGGAAGCAGCAACAGCCGCATTCAGGCATGTATACAG GAAAATAGCGAATGGAACGAGTGGCAAGCTAATGTTTTGCAAGAACGTAATGCAGTCGAAAATGTTTATCGATGGGCTTGTGG CCGCCCAACAGCATTCCAAGATAGAACAAGGGATAGCGACGAGGATGATCTTCATGATAGAGATTATGATGTTGCAGCTTTAGCAAATAACCTAAGTCAGGCTTTCAGTTACAAAATATATGGGAATGATGATAATGAAGAA GACCATGGTGGTCTTGGTCGAGATGACGAG GATGTATACTTTGATGATGAATCTGCTGAGGTTGTCATATCATCCTTGAGGCTCAGTGATGACCAAGGGAG CAGTCTGTTTACAAATTCCAATTGGTTTGCATTCCAAGATGATAAAATCGGTAATGAACCTATGGCCACATCACCCACAGAGGTATTTGATGATGTTAACTTGAATGGCACTGCAAACGGTGGTAACAGTAGTAGTGATGATGAGGTGATAGTTGGAGAGGAGGATGAGTTAAATGAAAGCAAACAGTCAATGAATGGCACATCTACTTCTGATGCAATGAATGGATTTAAAAATTCGATGAACGGTGGAGTCTTGGATCCCCAAGGGGAGAAAGCAAATGCTTCTAATGATATGGGATTCTTTAGGTTTGATACTACTGAAAACAAGGACTTGCTTGGAGATAGGCCTTTACCTGAATGGGTGGGTTGGGGAGAACCATCAGATTTCCAAGTGGGTGGTTTGAGCAAGAATCCGTTTCTTGATGATGACAGCTCAGATGTCAACCTACCCAGAAATATAGAGACAGTGATGACTGATGTTGCACAGCCCTCGAATGGGGAACCCATACTCGCAAATGGTTCCTCAGACTCCATGGATATGAGTGACGGATCAGTGAGCAGCAATTCAAGTAAAAAATCTCCACCATCTGTGCGCTCATTGTTTGAAGAGGATGTTGAATTTGTAGGCATGGAATTAGAAGGTACGGAGAAGGCAATGGAACAAGCCTTGAAAGAAGGGATAGTTGGGGAAGCAGGACCATTGAAAAGGAATATCATTCCACACGTACCCGAAAAGGAGAAGTCCGATGAAGTTGGTGCTGGGATAAAGGAGTTCAACGATGCAAACTATTGGAGGGTTGACAAAGAGGTTGCGGTTTCGGAGTAA
- the LOC107940108 gene encoding ubiquitin-like protein 5 produces MIEVVLNDRLGKKVRVKCNEDDTIGDLKKLVAAQTGTRVDKIRIQKWYTIYKDHITLKDYEIHDGMGLELYYN; encoded by the coding sequence atgATAGAGGTAGTGTTGAACGACAGGCTGGGGAAGAAGGTGAGGGTGAAGTGCAACGAGGACGACACTATCGGCGACCTCAAGAAGCTGGTTGCTGCTCAGACTGGAACCCGAGTCGATAAGATTCGAATCCAGAAGTGGTACACCATCTACAAGGACCATATCACCCTCAAAGACTACGAGATTCACGATGGCATGGGCCTCGAGCTCTATTACAACTAA